A part of Oncorhynchus kisutch isolate 150728-3 linkage group LG2, Okis_V2, whole genome shotgun sequence genomic DNA contains:
- the LOC109888304 gene encoding mitochondrial import receptor subunit TOM40 homolog: protein MGSVLAASSPPPPGSVVVQGAPGLVSVPPGFSMPSVPPPSVPGQPAGETGSPLPNPGTYEECHRKCKEVFPIQMEGVRLVVNKGLSNHFQVSHTVTLSTLAESGYRFGATYVGTQQTGPAESFPVMVGDMDNTGSLNAQVIHQLTSAVRSKIAIQTQQHKFVNWQCDMEYRGDDFTSAVTLGNPDVLLGSGIIVAHYLQSISPALALGGELVYHRRPGEEGAVTSLMGRYTGNNYVATLTLGGAGAHATYYHRANDQLQLGVEFEGSMRTQETAVSFGYQLDLPKANLLFKGSVDSNWVVGAVLEKKLLPLPLSLALGAFLNQKKNKFQCGFNVTVG, encoded by the exons ATGGGCAGTGTGTTGGCTGCcagctccccccctcccccaggcaGTGTCGTTGTCCAGGGGGCCCCTGGGTTGGTGTCAGTCCCCCCAGGGTTCTCCATGCCCTCtgtccctcccccctctgtcccgGGACAGCCAGCGGGTGAGACAGGGAGCCCCCTCCCCAACCCTGGTACCTATGAGGAGTGTCATCGCAAGTGCAAAG AGGTGTTCCCCATCCAGATGGAAGGAGTGCGACTGGTGGTCAACAAGGGCCTGAGTAATCACTTCCAG GTCAGTCATACAGTTACTCTCAGCACCTTGGCTGAATCTGGCTACCGGTTTGGTGCCACCTACGTGGGCACTCAACAGACAGGACCTGCTGAG tccttccCAGTCATGGTGGGAGACATGGACAACACCGGTAGTCTGAACGCCCAGGTTATCCACCAGCTCACCAGCGCCGTGCGCTCTAAAATAGCCATCCAG ACTCAGCAGCACAAGTTTGTGAACTGGCAGTGTGACATGGAGTATCGTGGTGATGACTTCACCTCTGCTGTTACCCTGGGCAACCCAGACGTCCTCCTCGGCTCTG GTATTATCGTGGCTCACTACCTTCAGTCCATCAGTCCAGCCCTGGCGTTGGGAGGAGAGCTGGTCTACCACCGGAGGCCTGGGGAGGAGGGAGCAGTCACCTCGCTAATGGGCAGATACACAG GCAATAATTATGTTGCCACATTGACTCTAGGAGGTGCTGGTGCTCATGCAACATACTACCACCGAGCCAATGACCAG CTGCAGCTGGGGGTGGAGTTTGAGGGCAGCATGCGGACGCAGGAGACTGCAGTATCGTTTGGGTATCAGCTGGACCTCCCTAAAGCCAACCTGCTCTTTAAAG GTTCGGTAGACAGTAACTGGGTGGTGGGGGCGGTCCTGGAGAAGAAGCTGctgcccctgcctctctccttggCCCTGGGAGCCTTCCTTAACCAAAAGAAGAACAAGTTCCAGTGTGGCTTCAATGTCACCGTTGGCTAG